Proteins encoded within one genomic window of Phycisphaerae bacterium:
- a CDS encoding glycoside hydrolase family 140 protein, with product MRIGLLLVVTLTLTLNSLGAAADKLPKLKVSQNKHFLVLEDGSPFFYLGDTAWEMFHRLNREDADQYLANRAQKAFTVIQAVAFAEVNGHTVPNTYGHLPMIDLDPARPAIKDGPHNDYWDHVDYIVDKANSLGLYIGFLPTWGRYWHDKVHNDKPLFTTANAAAYGQWLGRRYSEKGLIWILGGDRPVDNDEQRAIIAAMAQGLRKGDGGAHLITLHPPGGAGSSQWFHDAKWLDFNMRQNGHQAEYTGRYDQTGADYARKPAKPVLDGEPIYEDHPVSFNADKLGHSTAADVRRPLYWDLFSGACGHTYGHHSVWQMWQPDRRPINNPLMPWPEAINQPGAGQMQYGRRLIESRPILTRVPDDSIIVTDRVPTAVPGAGRYRFVATRDQEGTYAMVYTPIGRAFSVRMEVIKGAKVKAWWFNPRDGHTTTIGEFHNTGQQRFVPPDPGEGLDWILVLDDAAKDYPPPGKHPTTQPMR from the coding sequence ATGCGAATAGGCCTGTTGCTCGTGGTCACGCTGACCTTGACGCTGAACTCGCTTGGGGCCGCGGCCGACAAGCTGCCAAAACTCAAGGTCAGCCAGAATAAGCACTTCCTGGTCCTGGAGGACGGCTCGCCGTTCTTCTATCTGGGCGATACCGCCTGGGAGATGTTCCATCGCCTCAACCGCGAGGACGCCGACCAGTATCTGGCCAACCGGGCGCAAAAAGCCTTCACGGTCATCCAGGCGGTTGCCTTCGCCGAGGTCAACGGACACACGGTGCCCAACACGTATGGCCACCTCCCCATGATCGATCTGGATCCCGCCCGGCCGGCAATCAAGGACGGCCCACATAACGACTATTGGGATCATGTGGACTACATCGTCGACAAGGCGAACTCGCTGGGACTGTACATCGGTTTCCTGCCCACCTGGGGCCGCTACTGGCACGACAAGGTCCACAACGACAAACCACTGTTCACCACCGCCAACGCGGCCGCCTATGGCCAATGGCTGGGGCGACGGTACAGCGAAAAAGGGCTGATCTGGATCCTCGGTGGCGATCGGCCCGTCGACAACGATGAACAACGTGCCATCATCGCGGCCATGGCCCAGGGACTGCGCAAAGGCGACGGCGGAGCTCACCTGATCACGCTCCACCCACCCGGCGGAGCCGGATCCTCCCAGTGGTTTCATGATGCCAAATGGCTTGACTTCAACATGCGCCAGAACGGTCACCAGGCCGAGTACACCGGCCGGTACGACCAGACTGGAGCCGATTACGCTCGCAAGCCCGCTAAGCCAGTCCTCGACGGCGAGCCAATCTACGAGGATCACCCCGTTTCATTCAACGCGGATAAGCTGGGACATTCCACCGCGGCCGACGTCCGCCGCCCCCTCTACTGGGACCTGTTCAGCGGGGCATGCGGGCACACCTACGGCCATCACTCCGTCTGGCAGATGTGGCAGCCCGACCGCAGACCGATCAACAACCCGCTGATGCCGTGGCCCGAAGCCATCAATCAGCCCGGAGCTGGGCAGATGCAGTACGGGAGGCGGCTGATCGAGTCGCGTCCAATCCTCACCCGCGTGCCAGACGATTCGATCATCGTGACCGACCGCGTGCCGACGGCCGTACCCGGAGCCGGGCGGTACCGTTTCGTGGCCACCCGGGACCAGGAAGGTACCTACGCCATGGTGTACACGCCGATCGGACGGGCCTTCTCGGTTCGTATGGAAGTCATCAAGGGCGCAAAGGTCAAGGCCTGGTGGTTCAATCCACGCGACGGACACACAACCACCATCGGCGAGTTCCACAACACCGGCCAACAACGGTTCGTCCCACCTGATCCGGGTGAAGGCCTGGACTGGATCCTGGTCCTGGACGACGCGGCTAAGGACTATCCACCACCCGGCAAACACCCAACGACCCAGCCCATGCGGTAG
- a CDS encoding YXWGXW repeat-containing protein: MRAIHPFCGGRIRWACSGLLALSTLLGTTQNLLADQDDHDRDRNHRDRETLFQINVNIGGPAAPSLPSWVVDNRGPIHEAFAEPVVFDPKPGLVVLRRPPALINEVPPPHCPRGDDIRWIPGYWAWDDDRNDFVWISGIWRNIPPGREFVPGYWCETQSRYQWVPGCWRSRQTEVLQYLPTPPESLDPAATGLPPKPNFIWVPGVWVWSSSGYVWRPGYWIAPREEWVWVPDRYVWTPRGYVFVNGYWDYVMPQRGVLFAPVYLPPQQLTRPAFVYTPDVVVNVTVLVGKIFARPHYDHYYFGDYYDRSYFRSGIYPVVSYHNSRYGYDPIFAHHLAMHKADHDKFTRELHDEYRFRRDHPEARPPRTYSDLQRMTGRDDVSPEKARHVGMAQALTQVVNRPDAPFRFQSLPNERIDAARQTATQLRKYIEERRNSETRRPQDLWKGAVGVPLDQTAGRRETGLLERSGQPPRQTTRSPQPPRQTTHSTPPTIQRSTNQANEIRIQRSPVGSRARNILDQLFKPTPTPPKASAPDHKIKPGSRVSNRREPQE, translated from the coding sequence ATGAGAGCAATACACCCGTTCTGCGGCGGCCGTATTCGATGGGCATGCAGTGGTCTGCTTGCGCTCTCTACGCTGCTGGGAACCACCCAAAACCTCTTGGCGGACCAGGATGATCATGATCGCGACCGAAATCACCGCGACCGGGAAACCCTTTTCCAGATCAACGTCAATATCGGTGGACCGGCGGCCCCCTCGCTACCTTCCTGGGTCGTGGATAACCGCGGTCCAATCCACGAAGCGTTTGCCGAACCTGTGGTGTTCGACCCTAAACCCGGCTTGGTTGTCCTCAGACGCCCCCCGGCATTGATCAACGAGGTCCCCCCTCCCCATTGCCCTCGAGGCGACGACATCCGCTGGATTCCCGGGTACTGGGCTTGGGACGACGACCGCAACGACTTCGTCTGGATTAGCGGCATCTGGCGGAATATCCCCCCCGGTAGAGAGTTCGTCCCCGGATACTGGTGCGAAACCCAGAGCCGTTATCAGTGGGTCCCTGGCTGCTGGCGAAGCAGACAAACCGAGGTGCTCCAATACCTGCCTACCCCACCCGAGTCGCTCGACCCGGCCGCAACCGGCCTTCCACCGAAACCCAACTTCATCTGGGTCCCGGGCGTCTGGGTGTGGTCCTCATCCGGCTATGTGTGGCGCCCTGGCTACTGGATCGCCCCCCGGGAAGAGTGGGTGTGGGTGCCCGATCGCTATGTCTGGACGCCCCGCGGCTATGTCTTCGTCAACGGCTACTGGGACTACGTCATGCCCCAACGCGGCGTCCTGTTTGCCCCCGTCTACCTGCCGCCGCAGCAACTCACCCGCCCCGCATTCGTCTATACCCCCGACGTGGTCGTCAACGTGACCGTCCTGGTTGGCAAGATCTTCGCTCGTCCCCATTACGACCACTACTACTTCGGCGATTACTACGACCGCTCCTACTTCAGGTCCGGCATCTACCCGGTGGTCTCCTACCACAACAGCCGCTACGGCTATGATCCGATCTTCGCCCATCACTTGGCCATGCATAAGGCCGACCACGACAAGTTTACCCGGGAGTTGCACGACGAGTACCGCTTTCGGCGCGACCATCCGGAAGCCCGACCGCCGCGCACCTATTCCGACCTCCAGCGGATGACCGGACGCGACGACGTCAGCCCGGAAAAAGCCAGACATGTCGGCATGGCGCAAGCCCTCACTCAGGTCGTGAACCGCCCCGATGCACCCTTCCGCTTCCAGTCTCTGCCCAACGAACGGATCGATGCCGCCCGCCAGACAGCGACCCAACTGAGGAAGTACATAGAGGAAAGAAGAAACTCCGAAACGCGCCGCCCCCAGGACCTGTGGAAGGGGGCAGTGGGTGTCCCGCTGGACCAGACCGCCGGACGCCGAGAAACCGGACTACTGGAACGATCCGGCCAGCCCCCGCGCCAGACCACCCGCTCACCCCAGCCCCCGCGCCAGACCACGCACTCCACCCCGCCGACCATTCAACGCTCCACCAATCAGGCCAACGAGATCCGAATCCAGCGCTCGCCCGTCGGTAGCCGGGCACGGAACATCCTCGATCAACTGTTCAAGCCGACACCCACGCCGCCAAAGGCGTCCGCCCCCGACCACAAGATCAAGCCAGGCTCGCGGGTCAGCAATCGCCGGGAGCCGCAGGAGTAG
- a CDS encoding Gfo/Idh/MocA family oxidoreductase produces MKNPVTRRQLLENGTMAAGAAAVTAALGGCGTAGTGMTFAPAPAAKISRRTVSPNEKFNITLVGCGGMGRYKLGNFMDSKQCNVVALCDVDDKQLAGAAEDVAKKLNQKPELIKDYRQIVTRKDIDLVIVATPDHWHAAPMMLAVASGKDVYCEKPCCHNIHEGRLMVNAAKRYGAIVQVGTHQREIPHIQEAREFIRAGKLGTISMTNTYTYGNEVFANMGNDPDGPVPPGVDYDMWLGPAKVLPFNRRRFHNTWRWYFDYGCGMVGDWNVHLQDIIMWTMGAVSPISVSCVGGHFIIEDDRTTPDMMQAVYEFPAPQNAPTSKQGFIQTYTMRKVSGKPWDVGGYGMDFHGTNGMIHLTRNDYITDPDKWDWKFWDGAKKQGRIGPNQSEWRLGNMTKEQKNRNFPGADQAAHQKHVEDFLACVRDRKPPIANLESHYHSVAACHLANVSLRVGRRIYWDGTRELCFTDRELRIPDREANKYLAREYRKGFQLPMV; encoded by the coding sequence ATGAAGAACCCTGTGACTCGCAGACAGCTCCTCGAGAACGGCACGATGGCAGCTGGAGCGGCGGCCGTGACCGCCGCACTCGGCGGTTGCGGCACCGCCGGCACCGGAATGACATTCGCACCCGCCCCGGCAGCCAAAATCAGCCGCCGAACCGTCAGCCCCAATGAGAAATTCAACATCACCCTGGTCGGCTGCGGCGGCATGGGTCGCTACAAACTCGGCAACTTCATGGACTCCAAGCAGTGCAATGTCGTCGCTCTCTGCGACGTGGATGACAAACAGCTCGCCGGCGCCGCCGAGGATGTCGCCAAAAAACTCAACCAGAAGCCCGAACTCATCAAGGACTATCGCCAGATCGTCACTCGCAAGGACATCGACTTGGTGATCGTCGCCACACCCGATCACTGGCACGCCGCCCCCATGATGCTCGCCGTCGCCAGCGGCAAGGATGTCTACTGCGAAAAGCCCTGCTGCCACAACATCCACGAAGGTCGATTGATGGTCAATGCCGCCAAAAGATACGGGGCCATCGTCCAGGTTGGTACCCACCAGCGCGAGATACCCCACATCCAGGAGGCCCGCGAGTTCATCCGCGCCGGCAAGCTCGGCACAATCAGCATGACCAATACCTACACCTACGGCAACGAGGTCTTCGCCAACATGGGGAACGATCCCGACGGACCCGTGCCACCCGGTGTGGACTACGACATGTGGCTCGGCCCGGCCAAGGTCCTGCCATTCAACAGGCGGCGGTTCCACAACACCTGGCGCTGGTACTTCGACTACGGGTGCGGTATGGTCGGCGACTGGAACGTCCATCTCCAGGACATCATCATGTGGACCATGGGCGCGGTGTCCCCCATCTCCGTATCCTGCGTCGGCGGACACTTCATCATCGAAGACGATCGAACCACTCCCGACATGATGCAGGCGGTCTATGAATTCCCCGCTCCCCAAAACGCTCCAACCAGCAAGCAGGGCTTCATCCAAACCTACACCATGCGCAAAGTCAGCGGCAAACCGTGGGATGTCGGCGGCTACGGCATGGACTTCCACGGCACCAACGGCATGATCCACCTCACGCGCAATGACTACATCACTGATCCGGATAAGTGGGATTGGAAATTCTGGGACGGCGCCAAGAAGCAGGGCCGGATCGGTCCCAACCAGTCCGAGTGGCGCCTCGGCAACATGACCAAGGAACAAAAAAACCGCAACTTCCCCGGCGCCGACCAGGCCGCTCACCAGAAGCATGTCGAGGACTTCCTTGCATGCGTGCGCGACCGCAAGCCGCCAATCGCTAACCTCGAATCACACTACCACTCGGTCGCCGCCTGCCACCTGGCCAACGTCTCCCTCCGCGTCGGCCGGCGAATCTACTGGGACGGCACCCGCGAGCTCTGCTTCACCGATCGCGAACTGAGAATCCCGGACCGGGAGGCCAATAAGTACCTGGCCCGCGAATACCGCAAGGGCTTCCAACTGCCCATGGTCTGA
- a CDS encoding potassium transporter Kup: MACDDSPEACSRDDGPESADSPSLTAAAGQRLSMSRMSVAAAGLGALGVVYGDIGTSPLYALRECLGSRYGVAPVEENVLGLLSLIFWSLTLIVVVKYIGFVLRADHRGEGGILSLMALAVPPDKAPGHRWSRRGIVTGLGLFGAALLLGEGMITPAISVLSAVEGLELSAPSLSPAVVPITLVILASLFLVQKRGTGFVGALFGPVMFIWFVVIGGLGLVWVIREPSILAAVNPLRMIAFFQHHQLHGFLVLGAVVLCVTGTEALYADLGHFGRHPIRAAWFVVVFPCLLLNYFGQGAVVIAKGQAAAVNPFYLLAPDSMQYPLIALATVATVIASQSLISGSFSLAQQAVQLGYSPRLTVVHTSSRTKGQIYMPEVNGWLAIACCGLVLAFKKSSNLAAAYGVVVIGTMTITSLMLFVVAYRRWNWGLPKAAALAGLFLAVDLTFLTSNLSKLWEGAWLPLVTGLVLFTLMTTWKRGRGILAASIGRATLPLQAFLEPLERGQKPLRAPGTAVFMTSNPEGTPLVLMHHYKHNKMLHDQVILLSVSTLEVPSVATEQRVRVVDHGHGFFSVRAFYGYMETPRVRDVFHWCRSEGLKVDPRRASFYLGRESLITTTKPGMSRWRKAVFAVMSRNAISAVAYFDIPPDRVVELGTQIEL, translated from the coding sequence ATGGCATGTGACGATTCTCCGGAAGCCTGCTCACGGGACGACGGTCCAGAGTCCGCGGATTCTCCTTCCTTGACGGCGGCCGCCGGTCAGCGTCTCTCCATGAGCCGGATGTCGGTAGCGGCGGCCGGGCTGGGGGCTCTTGGGGTCGTATACGGTGACATTGGCACTTCGCCGCTGTATGCGTTGAGGGAGTGTCTTGGTTCCCGGTACGGGGTGGCGCCGGTTGAGGAGAACGTGCTTGGGCTGCTGTCGCTCATCTTCTGGTCGCTGACGCTGATTGTTGTGGTGAAGTACATCGGGTTCGTGCTCCGAGCGGACCATCGCGGCGAAGGGGGGATCCTATCGCTGATGGCTTTGGCGGTTCCCCCGGACAAGGCGCCGGGGCACAGGTGGTCACGGCGGGGGATCGTGACCGGTTTGGGGCTTTTTGGTGCGGCTCTGCTGCTCGGTGAAGGCATGATCACGCCGGCCATCTCGGTGCTGAGCGCCGTGGAAGGTCTGGAGCTCAGCGCGCCCTCGCTGTCACCGGCGGTTGTTCCGATCACGCTTGTGATTCTGGCTTCTCTGTTTCTTGTGCAGAAGCGGGGCACGGGTTTTGTGGGAGCGTTGTTTGGGCCGGTGATGTTCATTTGGTTCGTGGTCATTGGGGGATTAGGGCTGGTCTGGGTCATTCGGGAGCCGTCGATTCTGGCGGCAGTCAATCCGCTGCGGATGATCGCGTTTTTCCAGCACCATCAGCTGCACGGGTTTCTGGTCTTGGGAGCGGTGGTTTTGTGTGTTACGGGTACGGAGGCCTTGTACGCGGATCTTGGTCACTTTGGGCGTCACCCGATCCGGGCGGCTTGGTTTGTGGTGGTGTTTCCGTGTCTTCTGCTCAACTACTTTGGTCAAGGTGCGGTTGTGATTGCCAAGGGTCAGGCCGCGGCGGTGAACCCGTTCTATCTTCTCGCTCCCGACTCGATGCAGTACCCGCTCATTGCCCTAGCGACCGTTGCCACGGTGATTGCCTCTCAGTCTCTGATCTCGGGCTCGTTCTCGTTGGCGCAGCAGGCGGTGCAGCTCGGGTATTCGCCGCGACTGACGGTGGTGCACACATCGAGCAGGACGAAGGGGCAGATCTACATGCCGGAGGTGAACGGCTGGCTGGCGATTGCCTGTTGCGGGCTTGTGCTCGCGTTCAAGAAGTCCTCGAATTTGGCGGCGGCCTATGGTGTGGTTGTGATCGGCACGATGACCATCACATCGCTGATGCTGTTCGTGGTTGCCTATCGGCGGTGGAACTGGGGGCTGCCCAAGGCTGCCGCTCTGGCGGGTTTGTTTCTCGCGGTCGACCTGACCTTTCTCACCTCGAACCTGTCGAAGCTGTGGGAGGGCGCCTGGCTGCCGCTGGTCACCGGGCTCGTGTTATTCACACTGATGACCACCTGGAAGCGTGGCCGAGGCATCCTGGCGGCGTCGATTGGCAGGGCCACGCTGCCGCTGCAGGCCTTTCTCGAACCGCTGGAGCGAGGCCAGAAGCCGCTCCGTGCACCGGGCACGGCGGTTTTCATGACCTCCAATCCCGAAGGTACGCCGCTGGTGCTGATGCATCACTACAAGCACAACAAGATGCTCCACGATCAGGTCATTCTGCTCTCCGTTTCCACCCTGGAGGTGCCGAGTGTGGCCACGGAACAGCGGGTCCGGGTGGTGGATCATGGTCACGGTTTTTTTTCGGTGCGCGCCTTCTACGGTTACATGGAAACGCCGAGGGTGCGTGACGTTTTTCACTGGTGCAGGTCCGAGGGCCTCAAGGTTGATCCCCGGCGAGCGAGTTTTTACCTTGGGCGGGAGTCGCTGATCACGACCACCAAGCCGGGCATGTCGCGATGGCGGAAAGCGGTTTTCGCGGTGATGTCGCGGAACGCGATTTCGGCGGTGGCGTACTTTGACATTCCGCCCGACCGGGTAGTTGAGCTGGGCACGCAGATCGAGTTATGA